DNA sequence from the Ctenopharyngodon idella isolate HZGC_01 chromosome 14, HZGC01, whole genome shotgun sequence genome:
AGTTGCATCATGGGTAGCTCGGCAAAGCAGCATTTTGCATTGGTATTGTTTTTCCGTAGAAGAGGGAACGGCAGACATCCCAAACACACCACAAACCACCCGACTAAAGACCAGCTGCGGTCCCGCCGTCTCTTTGAGCTGCTATAGCGTAGCGGCTGGATGATGAGTCGACAGCGTCTCACACTGATGCAGGCCAGGAAGAAGATGCTGGCATACATATTGACATATTTCACATAGAAACAGACCATGCAAGCGATCTTACCGAAAGGCCATGAATTGTTCAAATAGTAGTAGATGCGCAGAGGTAGTGATAACACCTGCAGCAGATCAGCGATGGCCAGGTTGATCATGAATATCACTGCCTTCTTTGTCTCCTTTACGTAGGCATAAAAAACCCAGAGCGCAAGAACATTGCCGATCAGTCCAGGAACTAGAATCACTGTGTAGAAGACTGCATAAATCCGATGCTGATAATCTCGTATTATTTGTTGCTCAGTGAAATTGCAGGAGATGTCGCTGTCATTCATCTTCCTCTCATTTAACTGGAATCCGAGAGTTTTCCCATCAACTCTATGAATGTTGAGCATTTATTGAGTTCAGCTTGGCATTGCACTGTAGTTTTGGAATGGCACACGTTGTTAGACACCTCTCAGAGTCCAAAACAGCATCcagtaaacacaaaaatacCTTATCAAAATgaggttatttaaaaaatcccaGAAATAGTCTTCTGACATTGTTACTTCCACACAAGAGCTGTAGTTTCAATGTGTCCGGTTCTGAAAGACAGCAGAGACGGCTCAAGTTACATACAATAATCCATTCCTATAGATTAACATTAGAAGGAAAACTATGGGATGAAGTTATTCTTATAATTATtaacaaaaacatgcacagtTATCCATGAACTTCACAAATGTTGCAAATGTATCTTACTATCCACAACCAAACTCTGTTTAACTGGCCcacgactgagcctggtttctcccaaggtttttttctccattttctcacctgttggagtttgggttcttgccactgtcgcctctggcttgcttagtctGGGACACttattattcaacaatattactgatctgTCTGCATTGATACTATTGAACTGaatgagctggacgatgacatcgctgttttctccagagctgcactgtaaaccctagcGCCCAAAATAATtcattggtttgagtaggacaaatgaacttttatgagtatttagcactttctttttctttcaagttcacagatctgatatattttaagtaaactgaactgtttcattgttctgagttttatgaacttatttcatttttcatttagatgaacttaagtttaactgaaactgggctgggatttctatttcccagcatgctttgcccatggcactcaaaaGGAAGAGTAAaggctaaaattaagtgttatataatgtttgttaattgATAATGGGAGATTTAGtaatgattaatattttgttatgctaatttagaagagtttgtgttaatgtgggtttttggagagtttccatggtgacaagtggtgcatgtggcttggtttgagagcaggtatgttaaatgctttatattgctgaACTCATTCAGCAGGTTCTATACCTTtctgttgttaacatgttagcaaattagcaagttagcattttctgaattagcttgttatagctagctatgtttgcactaataaaaatgttcacattgagtttacattaaaaattttaagttaaatgtatgaattaatgtactcaaacatttcaagttaagaacaattaaaatgtttgagtacaaaataaaaatctgccagttctgcttacttaaatcTTTCttaacataaatattttgaggcaactgattgtctcaatttttttttcagttttgccaacttacttaagtttacagtgtactgtttagatgaaatgaactaatttaataattgatggaactgaatcaacactgaactgacttcagctgaacatcagccaaaatacataattttcctgttactactgtaaagctgcttttaaacaatttgtTTAAGACtgtcatcactcaatggctggctgtctaagtggtgtctgcagaataatatagggttcatagacaattggaaaagttttggGGGCAGatctgacctgttgaaaagagatggtattcatccctcctgggatggtgctgctcttctctctagtaatatggcacatagtcttacaCCTATTTCACACTGCATGCGTGAGCAGTGTGTGAGCAGCACATGAGCGTAACTACATCttcactgcagctgcagagacaCGCGAGTATTCAGACTGGAAGCGA
Encoded proteins:
- the gpr174 gene encoding probable G-protein coupled receptor 174 — its product is MLNIHRVDGKTLGFQLNERKMNDSDISCNFTEQQIIRDYQHRIYAVFYTVILVPGLIGNVLALWVFYAYVKETKKAVIFMINLAIADLLQVLSLPLRIYYYLNNSWPFGKIACMVCFYVKYVNMYASIFFLACISVRRCRLIIQPLRYSSSKRRRDRSWSLVGWFVVCLGCLPFPLLRKNNTNAKCCFAELPMMQLSKEQGISLVTVAEITGFLLPLAVVVTCTWLTAASLREKTSVLQDTGEKHKALKMVLSCASVFLVCFVPYHITFPLDFLAKSNTVSDAFKVAVFHVHPVTLCLASLNCCLDPVMYYFTTDEFKRRLSRPELQESLQLHLRGSCSTNRDV